Genomic window (Aricia agestis chromosome 7, ilAriAges1.1, whole genome shotgun sequence):
AGAGATATAGATAGTAGGGAAGACAGTAATAATGTTGATATTGATGatgttgtggcggtacccaaaattcgcctaacattccttcATCGcgctatattattattgattttaataGGGAGACACGTTgagaaaataaacacaaaattatcATTAACGATAGTAATGAAAAGGAGAAATATATTGATGATAAGCATAAGaataacaaacatattttacCAACAGACGAAAGAATAAGGACACAATACGATTATGTTTTCATTACATTGttatgtgatgatgatgatgtgatGCCAAAAATGGACCCCAGCTCAGCATTAGCAGCGAATCTGCTGCACTGATATTCTGCAGGGACCAAAGTGTgacatcacaataataatattattgatggtAATGGTGATGAAGATAAAGCAGGAACTGACCTGCGTGTTCCTGGTGAAGCCGTAGCCGAGGAATCGCTCGTCGTGTGCGGGGACGGCATCACTCGCCACGTAGAACGGCTCATACAATAACTCAAAGTTGGTGACGTCATGGCTGATGTGCGTCTCCGAGCTCTCGTTGCCCCCGCTTGACTCCCATCTACAACGATAGATACTATTAGTGGTAGTGTATCAGTGATTGAATAGTAGTACTGATACAGCTCTATTAAAACGTGACCAATATGGTTAGTATAATAAccttgtaaaaaaagtaaagtAATAACTACCTTGTAAAATTAGACGCATACTGATTGTAGATAAACACTTTTCTGTGGAAGGGGATAGCTAGCTTCTTGCGCGAGAGTCGCAGGAGCTCCGACTTGTTCCCGGGGAAGGCGGCCACTCGGCGGTCCAGCTCGTACGTTGGCACCACGTACGCACATAACTGGCATCGAGGTGCGTGAGCTAGGAACTGCTCCAACTCCTCCGCCATACTTCGGGAGGGGACGATGTCTATGTCTACGAGAAACACGTAAGGCGTATGACAGTTCCTTCGCGCTAAGTTTCTCAGGTGATTCTGAGGATACGGATGCCTCGCCCGCCACGCCACCGTGTCCGCTTGCCTTTCTCCCTCGGGTAGAGGCGGCAGATCACAATTTTTCACCCATAGAGGCATCTCGCCGTGAGCCCCCGGCCTCTCCTTTGGCATGGCCAAATGCAGAGCGAGTCGCGAGTAAATGTCCGGCTGACATCTAAACAGCCAGGTCGTGAAGGCCCGCAGCAGGCGGAGCTCGTCGCCGGCCACGAACACCGCCACCGATATCGGTCCCGACCAGTGGTACGCTATCCTCAGGAGCTCGTGGAGGCGCTCTATCGAGCTCTGCGTGGCGAGACACACGCGTCGACTGGACGACAAGTCCGCGTAAGTCTCGCCGACGGTGGCGTAGTCGAACATCCTGTAGGATCGTGAACTGTCCCACCGGCCGAGGCGGAGGTCGAGGTGGGATATAGGGTCGTCGTCGGGGGCGGGCGCGACGTCGGCGCAGGGCTCGCACGAGGGCGGCTCGGAGGGCGGCGGCGAGGAGCGCACGGGGCAGGGCGCCGGCCGCAGCAGCCACACGTTGGCCGCGGCGTTGTACACCACCAGCGCCACCGCCACCATCGTCACCACGCTCCACTGGCACCGCCATCGCCACTGAAAACGATTTCGACTCGTAAAAACTTTCCGCCGGAGCAATTCGAGCGAGTGCATCGCATTTCATCCGcatttgcataaaaataaacGGTATGCACTAGTTccgtattaaaaatatacatatttatgcACATAAACTTTTTGGGCATATATTTTAATGGGTGCATTTGGACGTTTGCCAAGCTGCAGTGCATAACACTCCTCGTTCTGTTTCCGCATTAACAAAACCGTTAGCCCGTGCAATTTACCGCAAATGCGTTAACCAGATACTAAACCTACTGCCTAGAGCTAAATTCTAGTTGAATAAAGGTCTCTACTTACTAATTTATCCCTGCGTATTTTCGACATCGGCGTCAGAAGTCTGTGCCTCATTTGGATATCACAACACTGACTTGGTCATCCTCTTCTGAACTGTCTGTGATGTCCACGCCACATTTGCTAGACAGGACCTTCCTTTATTTAGATCTATCCATATATTATTAGGATTCCTAATCCTAGCTTCACTTGCACTTAACTAAAACAAGAGAACACTACCTATAACATAACCTTAAAGGTGAATACGTCAACATTATGATAACTTGTATGCATTTTATAACATCGAGTatataaattaatgaaataataacaaTCTGTAACGTTTTATACTAGATTAATATAGAAATTTTGAgattataaataatgaaaacaaTTGTCTACTCCTGCATTACGCATGCGTTAGCTTGGAGCACGCGCAGTAGCGCACCTTAATAATTAAGTGTTTTCGATTTATTATTACATGTAGGGTGTATAATGTATTAGAGTATTAGTGAATAATACTACATAATATCGTTTTCTTACTATTGGGACAAACGTTCAAAGGTttcaattaaacaaaaaaatgaaaaccgacttccaaggtaaaaacaatacttagtaatatttttaaatgaactaaaattaaaacttaaataaactaaaaagtattaaataattcgtattctgtactcagtatttctgttctcaatcttcattattttgaagtaggTACCaaggtgcaaaatcttactttttagtAGCATATACATCACATAAAACCAAAAAAACTACATATTCCCTTTTAAATTTCAAGAAGTCCCCTTGattcctcatggttcccatcatcaaaCCGAAAATCaaaccaccacttttgtgaacatggtactaaCTCGGAAAAATATCCTAtagaacaaaagaaaaattttggaaatcggtttacaaacggcggagtaatcgttgaacatacataaaaaatatccacagccgcaaaataacctcctcctttttggaagtcggttaaaaataaattaaccaagtatcaacataaaaaaatactaactaCTAATAACGCAAGGACGAAACACTATTGAGATAAAATAAAAGCACGAAACAGtgtgaataaaaattatctaaagATAATTAATTAGTATCGAGTATCGAGTAAGAtagtatctttaaacgagcaattcttgtatatatatacatatataattggaatctcggaatcggctccaacgattttcatgaaatttagtacatagggggtttcgggggcgataaatcgatctagctatgaatcatttttagaaaatgtcattttattcgtgttttatcgaataccgatcaaagctcggtcaaaataTAGCTAGTGTAACACCTTCTCCATGTATTATAAAAAGCGACAATATACAAACGATCGAGAATACGTGCTTATTtacttactaattactataCAAACGATATTATCACTGGACTTAGTAAGCTAtgaatttattttaactttagcGCATGAAATAGATTAGTATGTTTTTAAGGAGTATTTTCGTTTTTATTCACCTGCTAAAGAAGAGGTTGGTGTTAACATCATGTATGAACCGTCCAGGATGGAGTAAATTTAAACACTACATTAATATACTTACCGACAACATTAGGGACTATACACTATAGTCTATTATTGGAACAAACCTAGCCTTATAGGAAATGACTGTTTGTGGTGGACGGTGGTACCACGGTCAAGGTATGTACCAATTCCCAATTCGAATAACTAGTATTCTTCTGTGTGTGTGATTTCAGCAACCTTGACCATGAAAGCGTTACTATAAAAGCATACCTACTGGTACTGTTATACGAATTCAACTGTGCAAATAGCAGCTTATTTTATTGATACCAAAAAGTCactttaataatagttaatcctactaatattataaaggcaaaagtttggatgtatgtatgtatgtatggatgtatggatgtttgttactctttcacgcaaaaactactgaacggattttaatgaaactttacaataatatagcttatacatcagaataacacataggcttcaattttaaccgactttcaatatGGAGGAGGTGTATATTCGTTTTTCGTTATAAGTTCGTTagttgttcgtttttttatgttcaacgattacctACTCCACCTTTTGTGAACcgagtttcaacattttttttaatggtgtataggttatcatccgaatttggtatcattttcataaaagtggtgacctgatgaattaatcgagggaactcctcgaaattaatatggaaacatgtggtgacttctgTTTCGTGAGCAGTAGGTATCCTAAGCatttgctaccaacaagtaagattttgcaattTGCACCAATGTATACCATGGTtaggaaggtgctgagagaactcctgttTGGGAGTGTCGACGtcgttttaagaacggaaagaaTAATATGCTAggtactatgcaaattacattcatcatcatcatcatcactaccataaaccattttgaccctattattggtacttttcatagccttttattatatttaatgtcaCTTAAACcacgggtaacaccgcggggcacagctagtttaTCATAATTGAATATTCATAAACAATAGTGTCTTTTTCTGTAGCAATGCGACGAAATAATATTGCTTTTCTTAAATATTAGGCTACATTAGtaacactatacagtatgtaatacacacaggcacagaatataatatattagtacacAAGCAGGAGCCTTATTCTCATGTCTCGCGTACGTGACTTCAATGGACGTCAAATTCGCGCATGAGACGGCATAATTCGTTCGATAAACACTCTGGAGACTGGAGTATCGTCGGAATTTCAACCGTAcggccagtgccgtaaatagggcggtgctaccggtgcccaggcacagggcgtagactctggggggcgcaaaaatggccaggCCAGACTCTTATTTTTtccgaattgctcccgataactTCCCGCTGCGCCACAGAaatgtttcccaatgtagtaaaaataatcggccaagtggaAGTCCGACTcgatagagcgaaagtaggtaaaaattgggttttttgtatgggagccccccttaaatatttttttatttttaatttattattaatattaaagtacaaaacaaaatttaggatttagtgaaaatttcaagtgcctacctggtGTGTTTATTGACTACGAGCAAgtgaatattatatattataatatattgattacGGTGCAGTTATAGAAGCTcacacagggcgcaaaaaaggctatttacggcactgcgtACGGCAAGCCAAATTATGTATTAGTAGTTGCAGGTAGTATTCTGTTTCTGATATTCGGCTTgcgttgacaataataatattattataatattttattgaattatccatactaatattgtaatgcAAAGTGTGTCGTATTAACGTATATTTCTTTTTAGTAAAGTATTACTAAAAAGAAAAATCTAATAGATTCCTATAAAAAAGATGACAATGAAGAGGAACTATTTAcagaaaaagttgaaaaaagttttgaaagagttaaaaagagtaaaataatcaatcaatattgaattatccatactaatattgtaaaacgAATTTTGTTTTCGTTCCTTTTAGCACAGGCCGTTGTTTATATAGGTAGCTGCT
Coding sequences:
- the LOC121728610 gene encoding beta-1,4-glucuronyltransferase 1 isoform X1, whose amino-acid sequence is MRHRLLTPMSKIRRDKLWRWRCQWSVVTMVAVALVVYNAAANVWLLRPAPCPVRSSPPPSEPPSCEPCADVAPAPDDDPISHLDLRLGRWDSSRSYRMFDYATVGETYADLSSSRRVCLATQSSIERLHELLRIAYHWSGPISVAVFVAGDELRLLRAFTTWLFRCQPDIYSRLALHLAMPKERPGAHGEMPLWVKNCDLPPLPEGERQADTVAWRARHPYPQNHLRNLARRNCHTPYVFLVDIDIVPSRSMAEELEQFLAHAPRCQLCAYVVPTYELDRRVAAFPGNKSELLRLSRKKLAIPFHRKVFIYNQYASNFTRWESSGGNESSETHISHDVTNFELLYEPFYVASDAVPAHDERFLGYGFTRNTQVYEMFLIGYQFKVLSPIFTIHWGLQARRSRPLWREKQNAKNRKHFETFKRELFARYRKDPLHLLHRPQQAKKT
- the LOC121728610 gene encoding beta-1,4-glucuronyltransferase 1 isoform X2, whose product is MRHRLLTPMSKIRRDKLWRWRCQWSVVTMVAVALVVYNAAANVWLLRPAPCPVRSSPPPSEPPSCEPCADVAPAPDDDPISHLDLRLGRWDSSRSYRMFDYATVGETYADLSSSRRVCLATQSSIERLHELLRIAYHWSGPISVAVFVAGDELRLLRAFTTWLFRCQPDIYSRLALHLAMPKERPGAHGEMPLWVKNCDLPPLPEGERQADTVAWRARHPYPQNHLRNLARRNCHTPYVFLVDIDIVPSRSMAEELEQFLAHAPRCQLCAYVVPTYELDRRVAAFPGNKSELLRLSRKKLAIPFHRKVFIYNQYASNFTRWESSGGNESSETHISHDVTNFELLYEPFYVASDAVPAHDERFLGYGFTRNTQLVKGRGRGRSVRNRLRRCATSEPSRLSANSDLADYRYGLQTDHIPMHHNCGGSSRSGGGE
- the LOC121728610 gene encoding beta-1,4-glucuronyltransferase 1 isoform X3, yielding MRHRLLTPMSKIRRDKLWRWRCQWSVVTMVAVALVVYNAAANVWLLRPAPCPVRSSPPPSEPPSCEPCADVAPAPDDDPISHLDLRLGRWDSSRSYRMFDYATVGETYADLSSSRRVCLATQSSIERLHELLRIAYHWSGPISVAVFVAGDELRLLRAFTTWLFRCQPDIYSRLALHLAMPKERPGAHGEMPLWVKNCDLPPLPEGERQADTVAWRARHPYPQNHLRNLARRNCHTPYVFLVDIDIVPSRSMAEELEQFLAHAPRCQLCAYVVPTYELDRRVAAFPGNKSELLRLSRKKLAIPFHRKVFIYNQYASNFTRWESSGGNESSETHISHDVTNFELLYEPFYVASDAVPAHDERFLGYGFTRNTQVAAVVEA